A window from Chitinophaga filiformis encodes these proteins:
- a CDS encoding M28 family metallopeptidase — translation MRKYYTLLPALCLITLMTQGQQIKKSEVKRILSTLAADDMQGRETFKPGAEKAATFLEKEFAAAGLQPLAGDNDFRQSFFQYDTKPVKQELVLNGQATQGERVFVSSVEANISWTQDTEVEIAHINAGDNFDSKVRELKRTPKNTLVWVDSTQTEKFNQYAGGLQQHGASKQDSTATVVFVLKQQASDDAGKWSVQASQEVTRLPLCNVAGMITGSGKPDEYVIFSGHYDHIGILAPVKQDSIANGADDDASGVTAVLMLARYFKTHPPVRSILFVAFTGEEIGGYGSRYFSRQLDPEKIVAMFNIEMIGKESKFGKNSAFITGYERSDFGQILGRNLESSAFHFYPDPYPEQQLFYRSDNATLARLGVPAHTISTTQIDKDTLYHSVNDEIESMDFDNITSIIQAIATSATSIVNGKDTPSRIDKAAVSSRR, via the coding sequence ATGAGAAAATATTATACATTACTACCTGCCCTATGCCTGATCACGCTCATGACCCAGGGACAGCAGATTAAAAAATCAGAAGTAAAACGCATATTATCCACATTAGCTGCTGATGATATGCAGGGACGTGAAACCTTCAAACCTGGTGCGGAAAAGGCCGCTACATTCCTGGAAAAGGAATTTGCAGCGGCAGGGTTACAGCCCCTGGCAGGAGATAATGACTTCAGACAATCATTTTTTCAGTACGACACTAAACCGGTAAAACAGGAATTGGTACTGAACGGACAAGCAACCCAGGGAGAAAGAGTGTTTGTAAGCAGTGTGGAAGCTAATATCAGCTGGACACAGGACACTGAAGTGGAAATAGCCCATATCAACGCGGGCGATAATTTCGATAGCAAGGTACGGGAGCTGAAACGTACGCCTAAAAATACCCTTGTATGGGTGGACAGCACGCAAACCGAAAAATTCAATCAATATGCCGGCGGATTACAGCAGCATGGCGCCAGTAAACAGGATAGTACTGCTACCGTTGTATTTGTTTTAAAACAGCAGGCGTCTGACGATGCAGGTAAATGGTCCGTTCAGGCTTCGCAGGAAGTTACCCGCCTGCCACTTTGTAATGTAGCCGGCATGATCACCGGCAGCGGTAAACCGGATGAATATGTGATCTTTTCCGGTCACTATGATCATATCGGGATCCTGGCGCCGGTAAAGCAGGACAGTATTGCCAATGGTGCGGATGATGATGCGAGCGGGGTGACTGCTGTATTGATGCTGGCCAGGTATTTTAAAACACACCCGCCTGTACGCAGTATTCTGTTTGTCGCATTTACCGGTGAAGAGATCGGCGGTTATGGTTCACGTTATTTTTCACGCCAGCTGGACCCTGAAAAGATCGTGGCAATGTTTAACATAGAAATGATTGGCAAGGAGTCTAAATTCGGTAAGAACAGCGCCTTTATCACGGGTTATGAACGTTCCGACTTCGGGCAGATACTGGGCCGCAACCTGGAATCTTCCGCATTTCATTTCTATCCTGACCCTTATCCAGAGCAGCAGCTTTTTTACCGTTCAGACAATGCTACCCTGGCAAGACTGGGAGTGCCGGCACATACCATCTCCACTACACAGATCGATAAAGATACCCTTTACCACAGTGTGAATGACGAGATAGAAAGCATGGACTTTGATAATATCACCAGCATCATACAGGCCATCGCTACCAGTGCTACCTCTATCGTAAATGGTAAGGATACACCCAGCCGGATAGACAAAGCGGCTGTAAGCAGCCGTCGATAA
- a CDS encoding peptidoglycan DD-metalloendopeptidase family protein, with product MLEQILKRYQPFQPVVLFDPENDSLLAMDFTDRNATLTTAILDDTQKFTDYVNQLLAAHQCRFGIGGYAEHRTIYARSEHFSTADEPRRLHLGIDIWGEPGTPVFAPLEGTVHSFRFNDIHGDYGATIILRHQLEGYVFHTLYGHLSLRDLEGLQENMRIVAGQQIAHFGDIPENGHWPPHLHFQIIIDMEGNKGDYPGVCRYSEREKYLANCPDPNIILQMIP from the coding sequence ATGTTAGAACAGATCCTGAAGCGTTATCAGCCCTTTCAGCCGGTAGTATTGTTTGATCCGGAAAATGACAGCCTGCTGGCTATGGACTTCACTGACCGGAATGCCACACTTACTACAGCAATACTGGATGATACCCAAAAGTTCACCGACTATGTAAATCAGCTGCTGGCAGCACATCAGTGCAGGTTTGGCATAGGAGGCTATGCAGAACACAGGACAATTTATGCACGCAGCGAGCACTTCTCTACAGCTGATGAACCCCGTCGCCTGCACCTGGGCATTGATATATGGGGTGAGCCCGGAACACCCGTATTTGCCCCTTTGGAAGGCACCGTCCATAGTTTCCGGTTTAATGATATACATGGCGACTACGGCGCTACTATCATTCTTCGTCACCAGCTGGAGGGATATGTTTTCCATACACTGTATGGCCATCTTTCATTGCGCGACCTGGAAGGCCTGCAGGAGAATATGCGGATCGTAGCCGGCCAGCAGATAGCCCATTTCGGAGATATTCCGGAGAATGGCCACTGGCCTCCTCACCTGCATTTCCAGATCATTATTGACATGGAAGGCAACAAGGGAGATTACCCCGGTGTATGCCGTTACAGCGAAAGGGAAAAATACCTGGCCAATTGCCCGGATCCGAATATTATTCTCCAGATGATCCCTTAA
- the leuS gene encoding leucine--tRNA ligase has translation MEYNFRAIEKKWQAHWVNTKAYQVSNNSPKPKCYVLDMFPYPSGAGLHVGHPLGYISSDIYARYKRLKGFNVLHPMGWDAFGLPAEQYALETGQHPAVTTANNLAAFRRQLDNIGFSFDWDREIKTSDPGYYKWTQWIFLQLFDSWFNRALQKAERIETLIAAFEKAGNKDYECPGDRNISFTAEEWKQFSETRQREILMHYRLAYLAFAEVNWCAALGTVLANDEVVNGVSERGGYPVVKKKMRQWFLRITEYANRLLEGLETVEYSDAMKEMQRNWIGKSQGAEITFAFDSVADSSVTVYTTRPDTIFGVDFMVLAPEHDLVSRITTADQKAEVEKYLDYVQSRSERERLAEVKQITGCFTGAYVLNPFNKRRIPVWISEYVLAGYGTGAIMAVPCGDQRDYSFAKHFNIPITNIIGDAFNGEEANPTKDAILQHSDFLDGMTMRAAMDVVADKIEAMGIGKRQINYKMRDSGFSRQRYWGEPFPIVYKNGIPYALEEKDLPVTLPHVENYKPGEEGEGPLANITDWVNIDADTRRETNTMPGYAGSSWYFLRYADPKNTAVFADRAATDYWNQVDVYVGGTEHAVGHLLYSRMWTKALFDLGYISFQEPYKKLINQGMIGGSSRMVYRVRGTNTYVSHGLKDQYETDELHTDVNIVDGLELDIAAFRNWRPANKDAEFILEDGKYICGVLLEKMSKGKYNTVNPDDVVERFGADTFRMYEMFLGPVEQSKPWDTKGIEGVHRFLKKLWRLFADEQKGIIVTDAAATPEELKTLHKTIQKIDADTENFSYNTAVSQFMICVNELSSLKCNKRSILEPVLILLAPYAPHIAEELWHQLGNTTSILDAPYPVFEEKYTKESAFTYPIAVNGKTRTELSFPLDADNETIEKEVLVNEAVQKWIDGKPVKKVVIVKGRMINIVI, from the coding sequence ATGGAATACAATTTCAGGGCGATTGAGAAAAAGTGGCAGGCACACTGGGTAAACACAAAGGCTTACCAGGTTAGCAACAACAGCCCCAAACCCAAATGTTATGTACTGGATATGTTTCCCTACCCATCGGGGGCAGGGCTCCATGTGGGGCACCCACTGGGGTATATCTCATCCGATATTTATGCCCGTTATAAAAGATTAAAAGGCTTTAATGTACTCCACCCAATGGGCTGGGACGCCTTTGGCCTGCCGGCAGAACAGTATGCACTGGAAACCGGTCAGCACCCCGCAGTTACTACAGCTAACAACCTGGCTGCCTTCCGCAGGCAGCTGGACAATATAGGGTTCAGTTTTGACTGGGACCGCGAAATAAAAACCAGCGACCCCGGTTATTACAAATGGACACAGTGGATCTTTCTGCAGCTCTTCGATAGCTGGTTCAACCGCGCCCTGCAGAAAGCAGAACGCATTGAAACCCTGATAGCTGCTTTTGAAAAGGCAGGTAATAAGGATTATGAATGTCCCGGCGACCGCAATATCAGCTTTACTGCAGAAGAATGGAAGCAATTCAGTGAAACACGCCAGCGTGAGATCCTTATGCACTACCGCCTGGCCTACCTGGCCTTTGCCGAGGTGAACTGGTGCGCGGCCCTGGGTACCGTACTGGCCAACGATGAGGTGGTGAATGGTGTAAGTGAGCGTGGTGGCTACCCTGTTGTTAAAAAGAAGATGAGGCAGTGGTTCCTCCGCATTACAGAGTACGCCAACCGCCTGCTGGAAGGACTGGAAACCGTCGAGTACAGTGACGCCATGAAGGAAATGCAGCGCAACTGGATCGGTAAGAGCCAGGGGGCTGAAATCACGTTTGCTTTTGATAGCGTGGCAGATAGCAGCGTAACGGTATATACCACCCGCCCCGATACCATCTTCGGTGTGGATTTCATGGTACTGGCGCCGGAGCATGACCTGGTGAGCCGCATCACTACCGCAGACCAGAAAGCAGAAGTGGAAAAATACCTGGACTATGTACAGAGCCGCTCAGAACGTGAGCGCCTGGCGGAAGTGAAACAGATCACCGGTTGCTTTACCGGCGCATATGTGCTCAATCCGTTCAACAAACGCCGCATCCCGGTATGGATCTCTGAATACGTACTGGCCGGATATGGTACAGGCGCTATCATGGCGGTGCCTTGCGGCGACCAGCGTGACTACTCTTTTGCCAAACACTTCAACATCCCGATCACCAACATTATCGGAGATGCCTTTAACGGAGAAGAGGCCAACCCTACAAAAGATGCGATCCTGCAGCACAGCGATTTCCTCGACGGCATGACCATGCGCGCCGCGATGGATGTGGTGGCAGACAAAATAGAGGCAATGGGTATTGGCAAACGCCAGATCAACTATAAGATGAGGGACTCTGGCTTTAGCCGTCAGCGTTACTGGGGCGAGCCGTTCCCAATCGTATATAAGAACGGTATACCTTACGCACTGGAAGAGAAAGACCTCCCCGTTACCTTGCCGCACGTAGAGAACTATAAGCCCGGCGAAGAAGGCGAAGGGCCGCTGGCCAACATTACCGACTGGGTAAATATCGATGCCGACACCAGGCGTGAAACCAATACGATGCCTGGCTATGCCGGCAGCAGCTGGTACTTCCTGCGTTATGCCGATCCTAAGAACACAGCTGTGTTTGCAGACCGTGCAGCAACCGACTACTGGAACCAGGTAGATGTTTATGTGGGAGGTACCGAACATGCTGTAGGCCACCTGCTGTACTCCCGTATGTGGACAAAAGCACTGTTTGACCTGGGATATATCAGCTTCCAGGAGCCTTATAAGAAACTGATCAACCAGGGCATGATCGGCGGAAGCTCCCGCATGGTGTATCGCGTGCGTGGTACGAATACGTATGTTTCCCATGGCTTGAAAGATCAATACGAGACAGACGAATTGCATACCGATGTCAACATTGTAGATGGTCTGGAGCTCGATATAGCCGCTTTCAGAAACTGGAGGCCTGCCAATAAAGATGCAGAATTCATACTGGAAGATGGAAAATACATCTGTGGTGTGTTACTCGAAAAAATGAGTAAAGGGAAGTACAATACTGTCAACCCCGATGACGTAGTGGAGCGTTTCGGTGCTGATACTTTCCGTATGTACGAAATGTTCCTCGGACCGGTAGAACAGTCTAAACCCTGGGATACTAAAGGTATTGAAGGCGTACACCGCTTCCTGAAAAAACTATGGCGCCTGTTTGCTGATGAACAAAAAGGCATCATTGTAACAGATGCTGCAGCTACGCCTGAAGAGCTGAAAACACTGCACAAGACCATACAGAAAATAGATGCTGATACGGAGAATTTCTCTTACAATACAGCAGTCAGCCAGTTCATGATCTGTGTGAATGAACTGAGCAGCCTGAAATGTAATAAACGCAGCATACTGGAACCGGTATTGATATTACTGGCGCCATATGCACCACATATTGCCGAAGAGTTGTGGCATCAGCTGGGCAATACCACCAGTATCCTGGACGCCCCCTATCCGGTATTTGAAGAAAAATACACTAAGGAAAGCGCCTTCACCTACCCGATAGCGGTGAATGGTAAAACACGTACTGAACTGAGCTTCCCGCTCGATGCAGACAATGAGACCATTGAAAAAGAAGTGTTGGTGAACGAGGCCGTTCAGAAATGGATCGATGGCAAGCCTGTAAAGAAAGTAGTGATCGTAAAAGGCAGGATGATCAACATAGTCATCTAA
- a CDS encoding cell division protein FtsX, with protein MAQQPGKSSSKKSKPSYLYSIIGVALVLFLLGTLGLIVIHANKLSEFFKESIEIQVILRDNVKEEQAIALRDSIASRPYVKSIEYVSKDMAAERFKKEFGEDFITLLQYNPLYASINIKGNAPYVNPDSLKVIEANLTQQNIVREISYQRGLVSKLNENVRKIGLVILGICILLSLVVIVLIDNTIRLAMFSNRFLIKTMQMVGATRWFIAKPFDLRSIINGALSALIAIAGVVGIVYGADQLLPELAGMRDYFMMALLFIGMIIIGICISLVSTHRSVMKYLRLKLDDLY; from the coding sequence ATGGCGCAGCAACCCGGCAAATCATCATCAAAAAAATCCAAACCTTCCTATCTCTACTCTATTATTGGGGTGGCCTTAGTGCTTTTTCTGCTGGGGACGCTCGGTCTGATTGTCATACATGCCAATAAACTGAGCGAGTTTTTCAAGGAAAGTATTGAAATACAGGTGATTCTGAGGGATAATGTAAAGGAAGAGCAGGCCATTGCCCTGCGGGATTCCATCGCATCCCGTCCTTACGTGAAGTCTATAGAATACGTCTCCAAGGATATGGCTGCCGAGCGCTTTAAAAAGGAATTCGGAGAGGATTTTATTACCCTCCTGCAATACAACCCCTTATATGCCAGCATCAACATCAAGGGAAATGCCCCTTATGTGAATCCTGACAGCCTGAAAGTGATAGAGGCTAATCTCACCCAGCAGAATATCGTCAGGGAGATCTCCTATCAGAGAGGACTGGTCAGCAAACTGAACGAAAATGTAAGAAAGATCGGCCTGGTGATCCTGGGCATCTGTATACTACTCTCACTGGTCGTGATCGTGTTGATCGACAATACCATCCGCCTGGCGATGTTCAGCAACCGTTTCCTGATCAAGACCATGCAGATGGTAGGGGCTACCCGCTGGTTCATTGCCAAACCATTCGACCTGCGTAGTATTATAAACGGGGCATTAAGCGCATTGATCGCCATTGCCGGCGTAGTCGGCATTGTGTATGGGGCCGACCAGCTGTTGCCCGAACTGGCAGGTATGAGGGATTATTTCATGATGGCGCTGCTGTTCATCGGCATGATCATCATCGGGATCTGTATCTCACTGGTCAGTACACACCGCTCCGTCATGAAGTACCTGCGTCTGAAACTGGACGATCTATATTAA
- a CDS encoding DUF3098 domain-containing protein, whose amino-acid sequence MSKASKHITVEKAGVEERPVFAKENYKFMIAGLAIVLVGFLLMMGGNSDDPNTFKPEEVYSFRRITLAPIVIVLGLIVEIYAIMRRPK is encoded by the coding sequence ATGAGTAAAGCATCCAAGCATATCACCGTTGAAAAGGCAGGCGTAGAGGAACGCCCTGTTTTTGCAAAAGAGAATTACAAATTCATGATCGCCGGACTGGCTATCGTGCTCGTAGGTTTCCTGTTAATGATGGGAGGCAACAGCGATGATCCCAATACCTTCAAACCTGAAGAAGTATACAGTTTCCGCCGTATTACCCTGGCGCCGATCGTTATCGTGCTGGGCCTGATAGTAGAGATCTACGCTATCATGCGCAGACCTAAATAA
- a CDS encoding undecaprenyl-diphosphate phosphatase gives MDIWQAIIIAIVEGLTEFLPVSSTGHMVITSALLKLNKDEFTKLFEVCIQLGAILAVVVLYWRKFLVFDKNRISFYIKLIVAVLPALIVGYLFADRIDALLESPLVVGITLLLGGIVLLFVDNWFTRPTIEKDEQISLFKALRIGFWQCVAMIPGVSRSAATIIGGMQQKLTRNVAAEFSFFLAVPTMAAATGYKLLKGRELLMSNTENLKLLLIGNVVAFIVAMIAIKFFINALKKYGFRVWGYYRIVVGIAILVAIGLGYKLSV, from the coding sequence ATGGATATCTGGCAGGCGATTATTATTGCGATAGTGGAAGGATTAACCGAATTCTTACCTGTATCGTCAACAGGTCATATGGTGATCACCAGTGCATTGTTAAAGCTCAACAAAGACGAATTCACCAAACTGTTTGAAGTTTGTATCCAGCTGGGAGCCATCCTGGCAGTGGTCGTTTTATACTGGAGAAAATTCCTGGTATTCGATAAGAACAGGATCAGTTTTTATATAAAGCTGATCGTCGCTGTATTACCGGCGCTGATTGTCGGTTACTTATTTGCAGACCGCATTGATGCATTGCTCGAAAGCCCCCTGGTGGTAGGTATCACCTTATTGCTTGGAGGGATCGTACTGCTGTTTGTCGACAACTGGTTTACCCGGCCCACTATAGAAAAGGATGAACAAATTAGCCTCTTTAAGGCCCTGCGCATCGGTTTCTGGCAGTGTGTGGCCATGATACCGGGCGTGAGCCGCAGCGCCGCTACCATCATCGGTGGTATGCAGCAAAAGCTGACCCGTAATGTAGCTGCGGAATTTTCCTTCTTCCTGGCAGTACCCACCATGGCGGCAGCCACCGGTTATAAGCTGCTGAAGGGACGTGAACTGCTGATGTCCAACACTGAAAACCTGAAACTCCTGTTGATAGGAAACGTCGTGGCATTCATCGTGGCCATGATCGCTATAAAATTCTTCATCAATGCCCTCAAGAAATATGGTTTCCGGGTATGGGGATACTATCGTATTGTGGTAGGCATCGCAATCCTGGTGGCTATCGGGCTCGGTTACAAATTATCTGTATAA
- a CDS encoding PorT family protein translates to MRVISLFLCCMLISYAAVAQRNYVPGTIVTLKNDSLKGFIDFRNWYQSPGEIVFKGSLSDANEQRFKPADINGFKVAEPDVEYVSRKLRIDITRQDIKSLNESTERIVQDTPVFLMRIVTGPYNLYQYIDPFSRAHYIYDAVDVPARELEYIQQYVERSSGSGIFTDERYKDQLAALFADNAELSEKAGKVPYREANLKKLFLAYNTYKAPGSGTQQPVRVQKKAHLPVTYGIMGGIAFNSYPFSGAAFLGQGEYENTQSPVGGIWTDIPLGRNGRNISFVAELLYKKLEANGDLHGVYNGAVVKFAFSYLQLNTLFRYTYPTKTAIRPYINAGIGNGFVIKTSENRILRSRDTQWQVAIDGPRKYEQTLVGGIGVKIYKVNVEARYTTGNGFSPYPGGKSAIHSFQILAAYGF, encoded by the coding sequence ATGAGAGTTATTTCCCTCTTCCTGTGCTGTATGCTGATCAGCTACGCTGCCGTGGCGCAACGTAATTATGTTCCCGGCACGATCGTTACCCTGAAGAATGATTCACTGAAAGGTTTTATAGACTTCCGCAACTGGTATCAGTCGCCGGGCGAAATTGTCTTTAAAGGAAGCCTGTCCGACGCGAATGAGCAACGATTCAAGCCGGCAGATATTAACGGGTTCAAAGTAGCGGAACCTGACGTTGAATATGTAAGCCGGAAATTGCGTATCGATATTACCAGGCAGGATATCAAAAGCCTGAATGAAAGCACTGAGCGTATCGTACAGGATACCCCGGTATTCCTGATGAGAATAGTGACAGGGCCGTATAACCTGTATCAGTATATAGATCCGTTTTCAAGGGCGCACTATATTTATGATGCCGTTGATGTGCCGGCCAGAGAACTGGAGTATATACAGCAATATGTAGAGCGCTCCTCGGGCAGCGGCATCTTTACAGATGAAAGATATAAAGACCAGTTAGCGGCTTTGTTTGCAGATAATGCCGAACTGTCGGAAAAGGCCGGGAAAGTACCTTACAGGGAAGCGAACCTGAAAAAACTGTTCCTGGCTTACAACACCTATAAGGCGCCGGGAAGCGGAACGCAGCAGCCGGTAAGGGTTCAGAAGAAAGCGCATCTGCCGGTGACTTACGGCATCATGGGGGGAATAGCGTTTAACAGCTATCCTTTTAGCGGAGCTGCCTTTTTAGGACAGGGGGAATATGAAAATACCCAAAGCCCTGTAGGCGGTATCTGGACCGATATTCCCCTGGGCCGTAACGGACGTAATATCTCCTTCGTCGCAGAGTTGCTATATAAAAAACTGGAGGCTAACGGGGATTTGCATGGTGTGTACAACGGTGCTGTTGTAAAGTTTGCGTTCAGCTATTTACAGTTAAATACATTGTTCCGTTATACCTATCCGACTAAAACAGCAATAAGGCCTTATATCAATGCCGGCATCGGGAATGGGTTCGTAATTAAAACGAGTGAGAACAGGATACTGAGAAGCCGCGACACGCAATGGCAGGTTGCAATAGACGGGCCCCGTAAATATGAACAGACATTAGTAGGAGGTATAGGCGTAAAGATCTATAAAGTGAACGTTGAAGCAAGGTATACAACAGGCAATGGCTTCTCTCCTTATCCCGGAGGGAAATCTGCTATTCACAGCTTTCAGATCCTGGCCGCCTATGGTTTCTAA
- a CDS encoding alanine dehydrogenase: protein MEQRQKPVVSAGFTYSPLEETLDIPQKNSRLFIGIPKETSFQENRIALTPDAVSILASNGHHIVVEHKAGDGSHFYDTDFSEAGAEILYDKKEVFKAEIIVKSAPLNDEEIELLHPHQIVISPIHLAALKIEQVQKMMEKRITLLSFENLKDDAGTYPIVRAMSEIAGGAVMLLAGQYLSNGNKGKGILLGGVTGIPPTKVVIIGAGIVGEFAARTAMALGASVKVFDNNIYKLKRLQNNIGVRIFTSVMQPKVLAEQLRNADVAVGALSSQSGRTPIVVTEAMVSNMKAGSVIVDVSIDRGGCFETSEITSHENPVFKKYDVVHYCVPNIPSGFARTASEAISNVLMPLLLEAADDGGFENLVWIKRGVRNGIYLYKGALTNYHLSEKFKLKYTDLELLLAVKG from the coding sequence ATGGAGCAAAGGCAAAAACCTGTTGTGAGTGCTGGCTTTACGTATTCACCACTGGAAGAAACGTTAGATATTCCACAAAAAAACTCCCGTTTATTTATTGGCATACCTAAAGAGACGTCCTTCCAGGAGAACCGCATTGCATTAACACCCGATGCGGTTAGCATATTAGCCAGCAATGGTCATCATATTGTAGTAGAACATAAAGCCGGCGACGGCTCACATTTCTATGATACCGATTTCTCAGAGGCCGGCGCCGAGATCCTGTATGATAAAAAGGAAGTATTCAAAGCGGAGATCATCGTAAAGTCTGCGCCGCTGAATGATGAAGAAATAGAACTGCTGCACCCTCATCAGATCGTTATTTCCCCTATCCACCTTGCTGCCCTGAAGATAGAGCAGGTACAGAAGATGATGGAAAAAAGGATCACATTGCTCTCTTTTGAGAACCTGAAAGATGATGCAGGTACGTACCCTATTGTAAGGGCTATGAGCGAAATAGCCGGCGGTGCGGTGATGTTGCTTGCAGGTCAGTACCTCAGTAATGGTAATAAAGGGAAAGGTATTCTGCTGGGTGGTGTGACCGGCATTCCGCCTACCAAGGTAGTGATCATCGGGGCGGGTATTGTAGGCGAATTCGCGGCCAGAACGGCAATGGCCTTAGGCGCTTCTGTAAAGGTATTTGACAACAATATATACAAGCTGAAACGCCTTCAGAACAATATCGGCGTACGTATATTCACATCTGTTATGCAGCCTAAGGTATTGGCGGAACAACTCCGCAATGCAGATGTGGCAGTGGGTGCATTGTCATCCCAGAGCGGTCGTACACCTATCGTTGTAACAGAGGCGATGGTCAGCAATATGAAAGCAGGATCAGTGATCGTGGATGTCAGCATCGACCGTGGTGGTTGTTTCGAAACCTCAGAGATCACCAGTCATGAGAATCCTGTCTTCAAAAAATATGATGTCGTGCATTATTGCGTACCTAACATCCCCTCAGGCTTTGCCCGCACCGCATCAGAAGCGATCAGTAATGTACTGATGCCCCTGTTGCTGGAAGCGGCCGATGATGGCGGCTTTGAAAATCTTGTATGGATCAAGCGCGGTGTACGCAATGGTATCTATCTCTATAAAGGTGCACTGACCAATTATCATCTCAGTGAAAAGTTCAAACTGAAATATACAGACCTGGAATTACTGCTGGCAGTGAAAGGTTAG